One Drosophila subobscura isolate 14011-0131.10 chromosome U, UCBerk_Dsub_1.0, whole genome shotgun sequence DNA window includes the following coding sequences:
- the LOC117901155 gene encoding equilibrative nucleoside transporter 3 — MQRNDDEERLIESADQDDEQILGGEEGSFVPAFRPHGPDYDMEDERCLLERPEDEVVLVSNAPETGKLYTYVVFYLLGIGTMTAWNFFVTAEDYWKYKFRNTTLNGTDPDEELTPLQKSFTCDLALTATIAGTTFLLLNAIYGNRISLRVKMLGTLWCILVLFGVTTGFVEVNTDAWQEQFFLITLIIVVLLNSAAATMSGALYGIAGLFPSEFITAVVSGQALGGILTALAFILVLAFDTGPNTTAFIFFIVGGVVILLCIVCYMILVRKPFFKYYLEGGDKYKVISAIPSHSRHEETEGVTLEPIMRKVMTKIYLHAVCLALLYTTTLSVYPAVTVLMQSEHSASHTEWTDVYYLPVVNYLIFNCGDYFGRLLAGWLERPINQNTSLLLIVVRMIFVPFFLFSNTSVHIFMPTLVEHDYTFIAMMCVFALSNGYLTNILLIMAPRSVKQHEKELASSIMAAALSVGMAVGSLLSLCFVQML; from the exons ATGCAACGCAACGATGACGAGGAGCGCCTCATTGAGAGCGCGGATCAGGACGATGAGCAGATTCTTGGTGGCGAGGAGGGAAGTTTCGTTCCCGCCTTTCGACCCCATGGTCCGGATTACGACATGGAGGACGAACGCTGCCTGCTGGAGCGACCGGAGGACGAAGTGGTCCTTGTGTCCAATGCGCCCGAAACGGGAAAGCTCTACACCTACGTGGTGTTCTACCTGCTTGGCATTGGCACGATGACCGCTTGGAACTTTTTTGTGACGGCGGAAGAT TATTGGAAGTACAAATTCCGCAATACCACGCTCAATGGCACTGATCCGGATGAGGAACTCACGCCGCTGCAGAAGAGCTTCACCTGTGATTTGGCCCTCACGGCCACCATCGCTGGCACGACCTTCCTGCTGCTCAATGCCATCTATGGCAATCGGATATCGCTGAGGGTCAAAATGCTGGGCACGCTGTGGTGCATTCTCGTGCTGTTTGGCGTCACGACGGGCTTTGTGGAGGTCAACACGGATGCCTGGCAGGAGCAGTTCTTTCTGATTACACTGATCATCGTGGTTCTGCTGAATT ccgctgcagccacCATGTCGGGCGCTCTGTACGGCATTGCCGGCCTGTTTCCCTCAGAGTTCATCACTGCCGTCGTCAGTGGACAGGCCTTGGGTGGCATTCTCACTGCTCTGGCCTTCATCCTGGTGCTGGCTTTTGACACGGGCCCCAACACAACGGCCTTCATCTTCTTCATTGTGGGTGGAGTGGTCATCCTGCTCTGCATTGTCTGTTACATGATTCTGGTGCGAAAGCCGTTCTTCAAGTATTATCTGGAAGGCGGCGACAAGTACAAGGTGATAAGTGCCATACCCTCGCACAGCCGCCATGAGGAGACGGAGGGCGTGACACTTGAGCCGATTATGCGGAAAGTTATGACTAAAATATATCTGCACGCCGTATGCCTAGCACTGCTCTACACGACCACGTTGTCCGTCTATCCAGCGGTGACGGTGCTGATGCAGTCCGAGCACTCGGCCAGCCACACCGAATGGACGG ATGTCTACTACCTGCCGGTGGTCAACTATTTGATCTTCAACTGCGGCGACTACTTTGGAAGGctcctcgctggctggctggagcgTCCCATCAATCAGAACACctccctgctgctgattgtgGTGCGAATGATCTTTGTTCCGTTCTTCTTGTTCTCCAACACAAGCGTGCACATCTTTATGCCTACTCTGGTGGAGCACGATTACACATTCATCGCAATGATGTGCGTGTTTGCCCTGTCCAATGGATATTTGACCAATATCCTGCTCATCATGGCGCCCAG AAGCGTCAAGCAGCACGAGAAAGAGTTGGCCTCCTCGATTATGGCTGCGGCTCTGAGTGTTGGCATGGCGGTGGGCTCCCTGCTGAGTCTCTGTTTCGTGCAGATGTTGTGA